In Deltaproteobacteria bacterium, a genomic segment contains:
- a CDS encoding bifunctional (p)ppGpp synthetase/guanosine-3',5'-bis(diphosphate) 3'-pyrophosphohydrolase: protein MIRINEIIDQIHSYSPTADTALVEKAYVYSAQVHAGQVRLSGEPYLSHPLAVAHILAQLKLDTASIAAGLLHDTVEDTLATIETIEDLFGPDVARIVDGVTKLSKIHVQSRIQKQADNIRKMILAMSKDIRVLLVKLADRLHNMRTLGFQKEQKRADIARETLDIYAPLAGRLGIDWIKRELEDFAFEHLYPDEYRSLKAAVEERLGERKAYVEEVKEIIARKLAEYGLSGRVLGRPKHLFSIFRKMRLRNVTIDEIYDLIAFRIILHTPQECYEALGLIHSLWRQVPGRFKDYISLPKANMYQSLHTTVIGPYGERMEVQIRTEEMDRVAREGIAAHWLYKEGEIVTKERQHSFDWLNQLIEWQKELEDPRQFLESVKMDLFPNEVYVFTPQGDVKEFPRGATPIDFAYGVHTEVGHHCSGAKVNGRLVPLNYVLQNGDVVEIVTSPHHVPSRDWLKLAKTSKALARIRQWIHAEEREKGLALGRDLCSREFRKHQIDFAEFLKEKGADAARMFSFKTVEDLLIAVGYGKVSPIQIVRKFVKEGPAEEVPPLPEAKVVAEAERPTGRGILIQGMDDIMIHLARCCTPIPGEYVIGYITRGKGVTVHSEQCPNVKNLDSDRQVDVSWAPVQPRGYPVRIRVWAEDKKGMLAAVSNAISAGESNIIKAHVTTKPEGVAIFHFVIEVNDSTHLNRVFSNIRRVEGVRQVGRVFAS, encoded by the coding sequence AGTGAGGCTCTCCGGAGAGCCTTACCTGTCCCACCCGCTTGCCGTGGCCCATATCCTTGCCCAGCTCAAGCTCGATACCGCGAGCATCGCAGCGGGCCTTCTGCATGACACCGTCGAGGATACCCTCGCGACCATAGAGACCATTGAGGACCTGTTCGGCCCTGATGTGGCCAGGATCGTGGACGGGGTCACGAAACTTTCCAAGATCCATGTCCAAAGCCGGATCCAGAAGCAGGCGGACAACATCCGCAAGATGATTCTGGCCATGTCCAAGGACATCCGGGTCCTTCTTGTTAAGCTGGCCGACCGGCTCCACAACATGCGGACCCTCGGATTTCAGAAGGAACAAAAGCGGGCGGACATCGCCAGGGAGACCCTCGACATCTACGCACCACTTGCGGGTCGGCTCGGTATCGACTGGATCAAGCGCGAGCTCGAGGATTTCGCCTTCGAACACCTCTACCCGGATGAATACCGTAGCCTCAAGGCCGCGGTTGAGGAGCGGCTCGGTGAAAGGAAGGCCTACGTAGAGGAGGTCAAGGAGATCATCGCGCGGAAACTGGCCGAATACGGCCTGTCGGGCCGGGTCCTTGGCCGTCCGAAGCACCTCTTCAGCATATTTCGCAAGATGAGGCTCAGAAATGTGACGATCGACGAGATCTATGACCTCATAGCCTTCAGGATCATCCTTCATACCCCTCAGGAGTGTTACGAGGCCCTCGGACTCATACACTCCCTCTGGAGGCAGGTTCCAGGCCGATTCAAGGACTACATCAGCCTCCCCAAGGCCAATATGTACCAGTCACTCCACACCACGGTGATCGGGCCGTACGGGGAGCGGATGGAGGTCCAGATCCGCACCGAGGAGATGGACAGGGTGGCCCGCGAGGGTATAGCTGCCCACTGGCTTTACAAAGAAGGGGAGATCGTCACAAAGGAGAGGCAGCATTCGTTCGATTGGCTCAATCAACTCATCGAGTGGCAGAAGGAATTAGAAGACCCGAGGCAGTTTCTCGAGTCTGTAAAGATGGATCTCTTTCCAAACGAGGTCTATGTCTTTACCCCCCAGGGAGATGTGAAGGAGTTTCCCCGGGGGGCCACACCCATAGATTTCGCCTACGGGGTCCACACCGAGGTCGGCCATCACTGTTCCGGAGCCAAGGTCAACGGACGTCTCGTTCCCCTCAACTACGTGCTCCAGAATGGGGACGTGGTGGAGATCGTGACGTCACCTCATCACGTACCGAGCCGGGACTGGCTCAAGCTCGCCAAGACGAGTAAGGCCCTTGCCCGTATCCGCCAGTGGATCCATGCGGAGGAGAGAGAAAAAGGTCTCGCCCTCGGACGGGATCTCTGCTCACGCGAGTTCCGGAAACACCAAATCGACTTCGCCGAGTTTTTGAAGGAAAAGGGGGCAGATGCCGCCCGGATGTTTTCCTTCAAGACGGTGGAGGATCTTCTGATCGCAGTGGGTTATGGAAAGGTCTCTCCGATTCAGATCGTCCGCAAATTCGTCAAGGAAGGGCCTGCTGAAGAGGTCCCGCCTCTTCCGGAGGCCAAGGTCGTTGCGGAAGCGGAAAGGCCGACAGGCCGGGGGATCCTCATCCAGGGCATGGATGACATCATGATCCATCTAGCGCGGTGCTGCACCCCCATACCCGGAGAATACGTCATCGGTTACATTACGCGCGGAAAAGGGGTGACCGTTCACAGTGAACAGTGTCCGAACGTGAAGAATCTCGATTCCGATCGTCAGGTCGACGTGAGCTGGGCCCCGGTCCAGCCACGAGGCTATCCGGTCAGGATTCGGGTATGGGCCGAGGACAAAAAGGGGATGCTTGCTGCGGTTTCCAACGCCATCAGTGCGGGGGAGTCGAATATAATTAAGGCTCATGTCACCACCAAGCCCGAGGGCGTGGCCATTTTCCACTTCGTGATCGAGGTGAACGACTCCACCCACCTGAACCGGGTCTTTTCTAATATCCGGCGTGTGGAAGGGGTTAGGCAGGTGGGGCGGGTCTTCGCCTCGTAA